One region of Primulina tabacum isolate GXHZ01 chromosome 17, ASM2559414v2, whole genome shotgun sequence genomic DNA includes:
- the LOC142531814 gene encoding uncharacterized protein LOC142531814 codes for MDSEMALHKGGCHCKRVRWQVRAPKSVVTWLCNCTICSMRGNTMFVVPSQQFELEQDSKQFLTTYTFGTHTAKHTFCRICGITSFYIPRSNPDGIAVTFSCVDPGTLAHVEIRKFDGTDWEGSFSRTGISACSKTDAPS; via the coding sequence ATGGACTCTGAGATGGCTTTACACAAAGGTGGATGCCACTGCAAGAGGGTAAGATGGCAAGTACGTGCTCCAAAGAGCGTAGTGACCTGGCTATGCAACTGCACAATTTGCTCGATGAGAGGGAACACCATGTTCGTCGTCCCGTCACAGCAGTTTGAACTTGAACAAGATTCCAAACAGTTCCTAACGACCTATACTTTTGGAACACACACAGCGAAGCATACATTCTGCAGAATCTGTGGCATTACTTCATTCTATATCCCAAGGTCAAACCCGGATGGCATAGCTGTTACATTCAGTTGTGTAGATCCTGGAACACTGGCACATGTTGAGATCAGGAAATTTGATGGAACCGATTGGGAAGGATCGTTTAGTCGGACAGGCATATCAGCATGTTCGAAAACGGATGCACCAAGTTAG